One genomic segment of Naumovozyma castellii chromosome 7, complete genome includes these proteins:
- the ALG9 gene encoding dolichyl-P-Man:Man(6)GlcNAc(2)-PP-dolichol alpha-1,2-mannosyltransferase (ancestral locus Anc_2.24), which yields MKPSSCRPKVFTFGLLTLLLTSRLYFQPFNSLISDCDETFNYWEPLNLLLRGFGKQTWEYSPEYSIRSWAFLSPFYLVLYPFNKLFIKYQWPSEWNFYLTRIILGLVSCLLEWKLFVEIKHTLSVQVANIWLFIQIFNPGWFHASMELLPSSIAMLLYLASMKFALRYLSTGSTPNFISSLTFNFVSAILGWPFVLVLSLPLCFHYLFTHRIISTIRTVFDTSLVLFIITTIVIVVDSVFYGKFTPVSWNILFYNVINATNESGPNIFGVESWDYYILNLTINFPLPVLFASLIGIFHLSLWPLWTSLLTWMIIFINQPHKEERFLYPIYPLISLCGSVGLYHCFHFGKKSSHHSLRHIRRFFKWVTMLLIALQATSRIVALIENYTAPIKLYEEFNKMDVTTDEKINVCTGREWYHFPNSFFLPESHRLQFVKSGFDGLLPGDFMESESFTKNIRTIPQGMNNLNKWDESKVSPLNQCHFFIDVVLPIDITNDSFDPYSEDWTKLSCYNFVDVDNSKLLGRVFYIPKCFNDLIKRIVPKSLSSLWESLYGVNYLDYCLFERIHYAPDEQS from the coding sequence ATGAAGCCATCCAGCTGTAGACCTAAGGTGTTTACATTTGGTCTCTTAACATTGCTTCTGACCTCACGTCTCTATTTCCAGCCATTTAACTCTCTTATATCGGATTGTGATGAAACTTTTAACTATTGGGAACCATTAAACTTACTACTAAGAGGGTTTGGTAAGCAAACTTGGGAATACTCTCCAGAATACTCCATAAGATCCTGGGCTTTTTTGTCCCCCTTTTATCTGGTGTTGTATCCATTTAACAAACTTTTCATTAAGTACCAATGGCCTTCGGAATGGAATTTCTATTTGACTAGAATCATATTAGGACTTGTTAGTTGCTTATTGGAATGGAAACTATTTGTGGAAATTAAGCATACTTTAAGTGTTCAAGTTGCAAACATTTGgttatttattcaaatattcaatcCAGGATGGTTCCATGCCTCTATGGAACTGTTACCTTCATCTATTGCCATGCTATTATATTTAGCATCTATGAAGTTTGCATTACGCTACCTATCTACAGGCTCTACCCCAAATTTTATATCCAGTTTGACATTTAATTTTGTTTCAGCAATCTTAGGTTGGCCATTTGTTCTGGTACTCAGTTTACCCCTATGTTTCCATTACTTATTCACACATAGAATAATATCTACCATCCGAACTGTCTTTGATACTTCATTGGTACTATTTATAATTACCACAATAGTCATCGTCGTTGATTCTGTATTTTATGGTAAATTTACTCCAGTGTCATGgaacattttattttataatgTAATTAATGCAACCAATGAATCAGGACCAAATATTTTCGGCGTTGAATCGTGGGATTACTATATTCTCAATCTGACAATCAATTTCCCACTACCTGTTCTCTTCGCCTCTTTGATTGgcatttttcatctttcatTATGGCCTCTTTGGACTTCATTATTGACATGGATGATCATATTCATAAACCAACCTCACAAGGAGGAAAGATTCTTGTATCCAATAtatcctttaatttcacTATGTGGCTCCGTTGGACTATACCATTGCTTCCACTTTGGTAAGAAATCGTCACATCACTCCTTAAGACATATAAgaagatttttcaaatggGTGACTATGTTATTAATTGCCTTACAAGCCACCTCACGTATTGTTGCCCTAATTGAAAACTATACGGCACCCATTAAACTatatgaagaatttaataagaTGGATGTGACCACAGATGAAAAAATCAATGTATGCACAGGTCGTGAATGGTATCATTTCcccaattcatttttcttacCTGAATCACACAGGTTGCAATTTGTTAAATCCGGGTTTGACGGATTATTGCCAGGTGATTTCATGGAATCTGAATCATTTACAAAGAATATCAGGACTATTCCACAGGGtatgaataatttgaataaatggGATGAGTCCAAAGTTTCTCCCTTGAATCAATGTCATTTTTTCATAGATGTGGTACTACCTATCGATATAAcaaatgattcatttgatCCGTATTCGGAAGATTGGACTAAATTGAGTTGTTATAACTTTGTTGATGTAGATAATTCGAAATTATTAGGTAGAGTATTTTACATTCCTAAATGcttcaatgatttgattaagAGAATTGTTCCTAAATCTTTGAGCTCATTATGGGAATCCTTGTACGGTGTTAATTATCTCGACTATTGTCTGTTTGAACGAATTCATTATGCTCCAGATGAACAGTCATag